The following proteins are co-located in the Siansivirga zeaxanthinifaciens CC-SAMT-1 genome:
- a CDS encoding DUF2085 domain-containing protein: protein MKKISDITLKGAHLNFAFCHQKPERSFFFKGKQFPLCARCTGINLGYLALPLFVFGVIKIPLLWTIIMIIPTYIDGTIQAYFNIESTNSRRFITGLLSGIGTMSMVSKIGIFIGNQILTLIN, encoded by the coding sequence ATGAAGAAAATATCGGACATCACTCTTAAAGGAGCACATCTAAATTTTGCTTTTTGTCATCAAAAACCTGAGCGATCGTTTTTTTTTAAAGGCAAGCAATTTCCATTATGTGCCCGGTGTACAGGCATTAATTTAGGCTACTTAGCCCTTCCTCTTTTTGTTTTTGGCGTAATTAAAATTCCGCTTCTTTGGACAATTATAATGATTATACCAACCTATATCGACGGTACAATTCAAGCTTATTTTAATATAGAAAGCACCAATAGCAGGCGTTTCATTACGGGCCTATTAAGTGGCATTGGAACCATGTCTATGGTTTCTAAAATAGGTATTTTTATTGGCAATCAAATTCTAACTCTAATCAATTAA
- the dnaG gene encoding DNA primase, whose translation MISPASIDLVFETARVEEVIGDFVNLKKAGSNFKGLSPFSEERSPSFMVSPVKQIWKDFSTGKGGTAVSFLMEHEHFTYPEAIKYLAKKYNIEIEETEQSNEQKEKESERESLYLVSEFANTYFQKILFKTDQGKSIGLSYFKERGFTQETIEKFNLGYSLDEWQAFTDEALKKGYNIEFLEKTGLTIVKDNKRFDRFKGRVMFPIKSMSGRVLGFGGRILTNDKKAAKYVNSPESDIYHKSNVLYGIYYAKQSIAKEDNCYLVEGYTDVIQLHQTGLTNVVSSSGTALTSEQIRLINRLTKNITVLFDGDAAGMRASLRGIDLILEQGMNVKVCTFPEGEDPDSFARKNTLEELTIYLDENAKDFIQFKASVLFEESKNDPIKKADTVRDIVNSIAKIPDQIKREIYIQECSRIMDISESVLFSTLAQINKKELQDESKQIKSENKAFEVIKNQNPVEKVDVQYLLERKIIEILLLYGNKVEDFEDLVLKENDKGELELEPVIQQAKVYEKVFLDLQDDEMEFTNDHFKTIYYTIIDQLNQNPDFEVKNFINTVDVNMANEITSILMEDERYTLDNWQRMDIFPKEKHHSVAQLVSETILSLRCYLIDQKVKVFQQETLSNITDSNRNILEEVKDYSSLKMLLSRKLNRVL comes from the coding sequence TTGATATCACCTGCTTCCATAGATTTAGTGTTTGAAACTGCTCGCGTAGAGGAGGTTATAGGTGATTTTGTAAATCTTAAAAAAGCCGGAAGTAATTTTAAAGGTTTAAGTCCTTTTAGTGAAGAGCGTTCGCCAAGTTTTATGGTATCGCCTGTAAAACAAATTTGGAAAGATTTCTCAACAGGTAAAGGAGGGACAGCGGTTTCATTTTTAATGGAACACGAACATTTTACTTACCCTGAAGCGATTAAATATCTGGCGAAAAAGTACAATATTGAAATAGAGGAAACCGAACAAAGTAACGAACAAAAGGAAAAAGAAAGTGAGCGCGAGAGTTTGTATTTGGTAAGTGAATTTGCAAACACCTATTTTCAAAAAATATTATTTAAAACCGATCAAGGAAAATCGATCGGCCTAAGTTACTTTAAAGAACGCGGTTTTACTCAGGAAACCATTGAAAAGTTTAATTTAGGGTACTCGTTAGATGAATGGCAAGCCTTTACAGACGAAGCCTTAAAAAAAGGATACAACATCGAATTTTTAGAGAAAACAGGCTTAACGATTGTTAAAGACAACAAACGCTTCGACAGGTTTAAAGGCCGCGTTATGTTTCCTATTAAAAGCATGAGTGGTCGTGTTTTAGGATTTGGCGGTCGTATTTTAACTAACGATAAAAAGGCAGCCAAATATGTAAATTCTCCAGAAAGTGATATTTACCATAAAAGCAATGTTTTATACGGAATTTATTATGCCAAGCAAAGTATCGCGAAAGAGGATAATTGTTATTTAGTTGAAGGCTATACCGATGTTATTCAATTACACCAAACAGGTTTAACCAACGTGGTGTCTTCATCTGGAACGGCATTAACATCAGAACAAATAAGATTAATAAATAGGTTAACTAAAAATATAACAGTATTGTTTGATGGAGATGCTGCAGGTATGCGAGCTTCGCTAAGAGGTATCGATTTAATCTTGGAGCAAGGTATGAATGTTAAGGTTTGTACCTTTCCCGAAGGTGAAGATCCCGATAGTTTTGCCAGAAAAAATACTTTAGAAGAGTTAACGATCTATTTAGATGAAAATGCGAAAGATTTCATTCAATTTAAAGCATCTGTTTTATTTGAAGAATCTAAAAACGATCCTATAAAAAAAGCCGATACGGTAAGAGATATTGTAAATAGTATTGCTAAAATTCCCGATCAAATTAAACGAGAAATTTATATTCAGGAGTGTTCTCGTATTATGGATATTAGTGAGTCGGTACTATTTAGCACTTTAGCTCAAATAAATAAAAAAGAGTTACAGGACGAATCAAAACAAATTAAAAGCGAGAATAAGGCTTTTGAAGTTATTAAAAATCAAAACCCCGTTGAAAAAGTTGATGTTCAGTATTTGTTAGAGCGTAAAATAATAGAAATTTTATTGCTTTATGGTAACAAGGTTGAAGATTTTGAAGATTTGGTTCTTAAGGAAAATGATAAAGGCGAGTTAGAACTTGAGCCCGTAATACAACAAGCAAAAGTTTACGAAAAAGTGTTTTTAGATTTACAGGATGATGAAATGGAGTTTACAAACGATCATTTTAAAACAATCTATTACACGATTATCGATCAGCTCAATCAAAATCCGGACTTTGAAGTAAAGAATTTTATTAATACAGTAGATGTTAACATGGCTAATGAAATCACTTCTATATTAATGGAAGATGAGCGATATACACTAGATAATTGGCAACGCATGGATATTTTTCCAAAAGAAAAACATCATAGCGTTGCACAATTAGTTAGTGAAACCATTTTGAGTCTTCGATGCTATTTAATAGATCAAAAAGTAAAGGTTTTTCAACAAGAAACATTATCAAATATTACCGATAGTAATAGAAATATTCTTGAAGAGGTTAAAGATTATTCTAGTCTTAAAATGCTACTCTCGAGAAAACTTAATCGTGTATTATAA
- a CDS encoding response regulator transcription factor translates to MIKLLIADNHPITRKGLEVLFSASSNIKIVASVDNGEEIIEYIKKNPVDIILTEADLPKLNGLTLLRYLKNDYPDIKTIIFSAQPEEVYAINAIKAGAVGYLHKSENVITINEAILKVSNGGIHLSNELTQLLAFGNRTNKPGTYYKKLSTREAEVLKLLTIGRKNKEISKELDINEKTVSTYKARLMRKLKVTNLVDLVSQAKLNESLL, encoded by the coding sequence ATGATAAAATTATTGATAGCAGACAACCACCCTATTACAAGGAAAGGGCTTGAGGTTCTATTCTCTGCATCATCCAACATTAAGATAGTCGCTAGTGTTGATAATGGTGAAGAAATAATAGAATACATCAAAAAAAATCCTGTAGATATCATTTTAACTGAAGCAGATTTGCCAAAACTTAACGGTTTAACACTTTTGCGTTATCTAAAAAATGATTATCCAGACATTAAAACCATTATTTTTAGTGCACAACCAGAAGAGGTTTATGCCATTAACGCCATTAAAGCTGGCGCTGTTGGTTATTTACACAAATCTGAAAACGTGATTACTATTAATGAGGCCATTTTAAAAGTTAGTAATGGAGGTATTCATTTAAGTAATGAATTAACTCAACTATTAGCTTTTGGAAACAGAACTAACAAACCAGGAACGTATTACAAAAAACTTTCTACCAGAGAGGCCGAAGTTTTAAAACTTTTAACAATTGGTAGAAAAAACAAAGAGATTTCCAAGGAATTGGACATCAATGAAAAAACCGTTAGTACCTACAAAGCCCGCTTAATGCGCAAGCTTAAAGTAACTAACTTAGTAGATTTAGTTAGCCAAGCTAAATTAAATGAGTCGTTGTTATAA
- the nadE gene encoding NAD(+) synthase, producing MQTEKVVDFIVNWLKDYASKAGVNGFVVGVSGGIDSAVTSTLCAKTGLKVLCVEMPIHQAASHVTRAQEHIAHLKSKYENVIDNRVDLTPVFEEFKTEVLADADQATVDMALANTRARLRMTTLYYYAGLYKLLVAGTGNKVEDFGVGFYTKYGDGGVDLSPIADLLKSEVYEIGKFLSVPESIMLASPSDGLFGDARSDEDQIGASYPELEWAMKMADSGRTAADFSGREQKVFNIYKRFNTANKHKMIPIPICEIPNNML from the coding sequence ATGCAAACAGAAAAAGTTGTTGATTTTATAGTAAATTGGTTGAAAGATTACGCATCAAAAGCTGGTGTAAATGGTTTTGTAGTTGGTGTTTCTGGTGGCATTGACTCTGCTGTAACTTCAACACTTTGTGCTAAAACCGGATTAAAAGTTTTGTGTGTAGAAATGCCTATACACCAGGCGGCTAGTCATGTTACACGTGCACAAGAACATATTGCACATCTTAAATCAAAATACGAAAACGTAATCGATAACAGAGTCGATTTAACACCTGTATTTGAAGAATTTAAAACTGAAGTATTAGCCGATGCCGATCAAGCAACTGTTGATATGGCTTTAGCCAACACCAGAGCGCGTTTACGCATGACGACACTTTATTATTATGCAGGACTTTATAAATTACTAGTAGCAGGTACCGGTAATAAGGTTGAAGATTTTGGTGTAGGATTTTACACGAAATATGGTGATGGCGGAGTCGATTTGAGTCCGATTGCCGACCTATTAAAATCGGAAGTTTACGAAATTGGCAAATTTTTAAGTGTGCCTGAGTCTATTATGTTAGCATCTCCAAGTGATGGTTTATTTGGTGATGCCAGAAGCGACGAAGACCAAATTGGCGCATCATACCCAGAGCTTGAATGGGCAATGAAAATGGCCGATTCGGGGAGAACTGCAGCAGATTTTTCTGGTAGAGAACAAAAGGTTTTTAACATCTATAAACGCTTTAATACTGCCAATAAACACAAAATGATTCCGATACCAATTTGCGAAATTCCTAACAATATGTTATAA
- the gldB gene encoding gliding motility lipoprotein GldB, with amino-acid sequence MKHVLFLLFIGVIVVSCKKEQKLEAEIAAIDSQVNVERFDALFAKVTPETLPDLKNAYPFMFSEKFPDSFWIAKTTDTLETQIFKEVNKTFNDFSKTSTEIASLFNHLKYYFPSFKQPRVITTTSDVDYRNKVIVTDTIALIALDNYLGSDHEFYQSIPVYIRNNMNKDQIVVDMASEYATKFIYERTQNTFLDKIIYYGKQLYFKDVVLPFKTEAARISYSQEQLDWAKANESYIWRYFVERELLYSTDSKLDGRFITPAPFSKFYLEGIDSESPGRLGPYIGWQIVKAYMEHNTITINEMLDKSAEEIFNNSKFKPRK; translated from the coding sequence ATGAAACATGTATTATTTCTCTTATTTATTGGGGTTATTGTAGTTTCTTGTAAAAAAGAGCAAAAATTAGAAGCCGAAATAGCCGCTATTGACTCTCAAGTGAATGTGGAACGATTTGATGCCTTATTTGCAAAAGTGACTCCCGAGACCCTTCCCGATTTGAAAAATGCCTATCCTTTTATGTTTTCAGAAAAATTTCCTGATTCTTTTTGGATTGCTAAAACTACCGATACTTTAGAGACACAAATTTTTAAAGAAGTAAACAAAACCTTTAACGACTTTAGTAAAACATCTACAGAAATAGCATCTTTATTTAATCATTTAAAATATTATTTTCCATCATTTAAACAACCTAGGGTTATAACCACAACAAGTGATGTAGATTACAGAAATAAAGTTATAGTTACCGATACCATCGCCCTTATTGCTTTAGATAATTATTTAGGTAGCGACCATGAATTTTATCAAAGTATACCAGTGTACATTCGTAATAACATGAATAAAGATCAAATTGTGGTAGATATGGCGAGTGAATATGCGACCAAATTTATTTACGAACGTACTCAAAACACATTTTTAGATAAAATTATTTATTATGGAAAACAACTGTATTTTAAAGACGTTGTACTCCCTTTTAAAACCGAAGCAGCGCGTATAAGTTATTCGCAGGAACAATTAGATTGGGCTAAAGCTAACGAAAGTTACATTTGGCGCTATTTTGTTGAACGGGAATTATTATACAGCACAGATTCTAAATTAGATGGCCGATTTATAACCCCTGCACCTTTTTCTAAATTTTATCTTGAAGGCATCGACAGCGAATCTCCCGGCAGATTGGGCCCATATATAGGTTGGCAAATTGTTAAGGCCTACATGGAACATAATACAATTACTATAAATGAAATGCTTGATAAAAGCGCCGAAGAAATTTTTAATAATTCCAAATTTAAACCACGCAAATAA
- the gldC gene encoding gliding motility protein GldC — translation MSKTHTSTIELTVELDDNRIPEKLFWTAEDGGITNEEAKAMMLAVWDSNTQETLRIDLWTKDMPVDEMKVFFHQTLVAMSDTFNRATQDEKMTATMKDFCDYFAEKLELKK, via the coding sequence ATGTCTAAAACACACACATCTACAATAGAATTAACCGTAGAACTGGATGACAATAGAATTCCAGAAAAATTATTTTGGACTGCCGAAGATGGCGGTATCACAAATGAAGAAGCCAAAGCAATGATGCTTGCTGTTTGGGATTCTAATACGCAAGAAACCTTACGCATCGATTTATGGACTAAAGATATGCCTGTTGATGAAATGAAGGTGTTCTTTCATCAAACTTTAGTAGCCATGAGCGATACTTTTAACAGAGCGACTCAGGATGAGAAAATGACAGCAACCATGAAAGATTTTTGCGACTATTTTGCTGAAAAACTAGAGCTAAAAAAATAA